A genome region from Gadus macrocephalus chromosome 15, ASM3116895v1 includes the following:
- the pla2g12b gene encoding group XIIB secretory phospholipase A2-like protein isoform X2, with amino-acid sequence MLLRHGSLPLLLLLWLATAQGATLATLYQAQEEANPSAEPAGLAGLPAVEAPVADAALNDLAADALAGRPDAGSEAQEALTEATEPQPETGAAREPLSNSIEAEEPQTGSGDAKDPVSNSIDAKEPQPDSTEAPEPQPDSTEDQEPQPDSTEAQEPQPDSTEAQEPQPDSTEAPEPQPDSTEAQEPVPETGGAKEPLPESGGPQEPLPESGGPQEPLPETEGPQEPLPESGGPQDSLTDSTEAQDPLPETGVSQDPTPDTLVADGDVETEATQDPMELSPVAADLSDDSDAPDLSAQETLPEEEWAGVPGNTELQTGKEAEDSGGWGLSGLRGSFQTINGYFDSMVELVGGRNGVCQYRCRHGSIPQPRPDYQIPEPDGCTSSLIGMQFDLGIPAMTQCCDKLDQCYDTCGSSKSRCDSKFRWCLHSLCTDLKTSLGFVSKVKACESGADALYNTVSTLGCRPYMNSQRAACVCTEEEREEL; translated from the exons ATGCTGCTACGCCACggctcccttcccctcctcctgctcctctggcTGGCCACGGCTCAGGGCGCCACCCTGGCAACCCTCTAccaggcccaggaggaagccaACCCCAGCGCAGAGCCCGCCGGCCTGGCCGGACTCCCCGCCGTCGAGGCCCCGGTGGCGGACGCTGCCCTGAACGACCTGGCGGCAGACGCTCTCGCCGGCCGGCCGGACGCTGGATCTGAGGCCCAAGAAGCTCTGACTGAGGCCACGGAACCTCAGCCTGAGACCGGTGCAGCCCGGGAACCTCTGTCTAACTCAATAGAGGCCGAGGAACCTCAGACCGGCTCTGGGGATGCCAAGGATCCTGTGTCTAACTCGATAGATGCCAAGGAACCTCAGCCTGACTCCACAGAAGCCCCGGAACCTCAGCCTGACTCCACAGAAGACCAGGAACCTCAGCCTGACTCCACAGAAGCCCAGGAACCTCAGCCTGACTCCACAGAAGCCCAGGAACCTCAGCCTGACTCCACAGAAGCCCCGGAACCTCAGCCTGACTCCACAGAAGCCCAGGAACCTGTTCCTGAGACTGGAGGAGCCAAGGAACCTCTCCCTGAGTCTGGAGGTCCCCAGGAACCTCTCCCTGAGTCTGGAGGTCCCCAGGAACCTCTCCCTGAGACTGAAGGACCCCAGGAACCTCTCCCTGAAAGTGGAGGACCCCAGGATTCTCTGACCGACTCGACAGAAGCCCAGGACCCTCTCCCTGAGACTGGAGTCTCCCAGGACCCCACGCCAGACACTCTAGTCGCTGACGGTGACGTCGAGACCGAAGCGACCCAGGATCCCATGGAGCTGAGCCCGGTGGCCGCAGACCTCTCCGACGACTCGGACGCCCCCGATCTGTCCGCGCAGGAGACCCTCCCGGAGGAGGAGTGGGCGGGGGTTCCGGGGAACACGGAGCTCCAGACAGGGAAGGAAGCGGAGGACTCTGGCGGCTGGGGCCTGAGTGGGCTGAGGGGCAGCTTCCAGACCATCAACGGATACTTTGACTccatggtggagctggtgggagGACGCAACGGAGTGTGTCAGTACCGCTGCCGACACG GCTCGATCCCTCAGCCCCGGCCCGACTACCAGATCCCAGAGCCAGATGGCTGCACCTCGTCTCTGATTGGAATGCAG TTTGACCTGGGCATCCCCGCCATGACGCAGTGCTGCGACAAGCTGGACCAGTGCTACGACACGTGCGGCTCCAGCAAGTCCCGCTGCGACTCCAAGTTCCGCTGGTGCCTCCACAGCCTCTGCACCGACCTCAAGACGAGCCTGGGCTTCGTCtccaaggtcaaag CCTGTGAGTCGGGGGCAGACGCCCTGTACAACACGGTGTCGACCCTGGGCTGCAGGCCCTACATGAACAGCCAGAGGGCGGCGTGCGTCTGcacggaggaggagcgggaggagctgTGA
- the LOC132473304 gene encoding calcium uptake protein 1, mitochondrial-like, which translates to MFRLRALSAASVGLALMSRRYHSGPVRTQGRRRLILAALAGVTGISASTGLLWTRAYADAGPSVRHAEGAEPEAEEFPKDAESDVESDKSVEATSGEEEGGEEEGGAGSEGKKKKVRSGFRDRKVMEYENRIRAYSTPDKIFRYFATLKVISEHGDPEVYMTPQDFVRSITPNEKQPESLGLDQFMVKRYDGKDFWQV; encoded by the exons ATGTTCCGCTTGCGGGCGCTTTCGGCGGCCTCTGTGGGCCTGGCCCTGATGTCTCGGCGCTACCACAGTGGGCCGGTGCGGACCCAGGGCCGACGGAGACTGATACTGGCAGCCCTGGCTGGGGTCACAGGGATATCGGCCAGCACAGGACTGCTCTGGACAAG GGCGTACGCGGACGCCGGCCCGTCGGTCCGTCACGccgagggggcggagcctgagGCCGAGGAGTTCCCCAAGGACGCCGAATCGGACGTGGAGTCGGACAAGTCTGTGGAGGCCAccagtggagaggaggagggaggggaggaggagggcggcgcCGGCAGCGAGGGGAAGAAAAAGAAGGTCCGCTCTGGATTCCGCGACCGCAAG GTGATGGAGTATGAGAACAGGATCAGGGCGTACTCGACCCCGGATAAGATCTTCCGCTACTTTGCGACGCTGAAGGTCATCAGCGAGCACGGAGACCCCGAGGTGTACATGACCCCCCAGGACTTTGTGCGCTCCATCACCCCCAACGAGAAGCAGCCTGAGA GTCTGGGCTTGGACCAGTTCATGGTGAAGCGCTACGATGGCAAG gACTTCTGGCAGGTATGA
- the oit3 gene encoding oncoprotein-induced transcript 3 protein: protein MISFVATLIFLNAGLPAVTDNVLDPCSAYTSLNEPWRNTDHHINQSAGVPLCDGHMSGEWYRFTGMAGDAMPTFCIAENHCGTHAPIWLNGNHPEPAQGIVSLPVCASYNDNCCQWNTSVDVKACAGGYYVYRLPKPPVCFHVYCGHFYDICDEVECNGPHCPESSCQCAPGTTLGPDRQTCLDVNECDKGNGGCAELCVNTKGSWRCQCGPGRVLEADGHKCRELAGCPASNGGCSHGCATLLDSHECRCPRGLELGEDNRTCQVPVQCDPSCIKVSVPKDLVEGLDLFLTNSSCRGISNGTHINLSFSLKTCGTVVEVTDDKIVGTNLVTGLPRTGAGAGGGGGGAGRDMIVRTSKLLLPVTCEFPREYQVSVDGYQASLRSAALELAGHSEGVFPFTLELFKSEAFAEPYRAPPQLRLHDALYFGVEPREKLDGLAALVESCFATPSPKAEQALKYYLIKDGCISDDTVKQLTAKDTLSKHYRVPVFKFIGKDNREVFLHCHVLVCGAGDSRCVQRCRGGGRLRRELWSTDPQEPRDRRVLSGGPIIILPDP from the exons ATGATATCCTTTGTGGCCACCTTAATATTCCTGAACGCAGGACTCCCTGCAGTCACAGATAACG TCCTGGACCCGTGCTCGGCCTACACCAGCCTGAACGAGCCCTGGCGCAACACGGACCACCACATCAACCAGTCGGCCGGCGTTCCCCTCTGTGACGGCCACATGTCCGGAGAGTGGTACCGCTTCACGGGCATGGCCGGAGACGCCATGCCAACCTTCTGCATCGCCGAGAATCACTGCGGCACTCACGCTCCCATCTGGCTCAATGGCAACCACCCAGAACCAGCACAGGGCATCGTCTCTCTGCCGGTCTGTGCCAGctacaacgacaactgctgccaGTGGAACACCAGCGTGGATGTGAAGGCCTGCGCCGGGGGGTACTACGTCTACCGCCTGCCCAAACCGCCCGTGTGCTTCCACGTCTACTGCGGCC ATTTCTATGACATCTGCGACGAGGTGGAGTGCAACGGCCCCCATTGTCCGGAGTCCAGTTGTCAGTGTGCGCCTGGGACGACCCTGGGGCCCGACCGTCAGACATGCCTGG ATGTGAACGAGTGTGATAAAGGGAACGGTGGCTGCGCGGAGCTGTGTGTGAACACCAAGGGCTCCTGGCGGTGTCAATGCGGACCAGGGCGTGTCCTAGAGGCAGATGGACACAAGTGCAGAG AGTTGGCCGGATGTCCGGCCAGCAATGGAGGCTGCAGCCACGGCTGTGCCACCCTGTTGGACTCCCATGAATGCCGCTGTCCGCGTGGGCTCGAGCTGGGAGAGGACAACCGAACCTGCCAGG TTCCTGTCCAGTGCGATCCCAGCTGCATCAAGGTGTCAGTCCCTAAGGATCTGGTGGAAGGTCTGGACCTCTTCCTGACCAACTCTTCCTGCCGCGGGATCTCCAACGGCACACACATCAACCTGAGCTTCAGCCTCAAGACCTGTGGGACGGTGGTGGAG GTCACCGATGACAAGATCGTGGGGACCAACCTGGTGACGGGGCTCCCGAGGACGGGGGCCggtgccggcggcggcggcggcggtgccggCAGAGACATGATCGTCCGCACCAGCAAGCTCCTGCTGCCCGTCACCTGCGAGTTCCCCCGGGAGTACCAGGTGTCGGTGGACGGCTACCAGGCCAGCCTGCGCAGCGCGGCCCTGGAGCTGGCCGGGCACAGCGAGGGCGTGTTCCCCTTCACCCTGGAGCTCTTCAAGAGCGAGGCCTTCGCCGAGCCCTACCGCGCGCCGCCGCAGCTGCGGCTCCACGACGCGCTGTACTTCGGCGTGGAGCCGCGGGAGAAGCTGGACGGGCTGGCCGCGCTGGTGGAGAGCTGCTTCGCCACGCCCAGCCCCAAGGCGGAGCAGGCCCTGAAGTATTACCTCATCAAAGACGG GTGTATATCAGACGATACGGTGAAGCAGCTCACAGCCAAGGACACACTCTCCAAACACTACCGAGTCCCCGTCTTCAAGTTCATCGGCAAGGACAACCGG GAGGTCTTCCTCCACTGCCACGTGCTGGTGTGCGGGGCCGGAGACTCGCGCTGCGTCCAGCGGTGCCGCGGGGGGGGCCGCCTGCGCCGGGAGCTCTGGAGCACGGACCCCCAGGAACCCCGGGACCGGCGCGTGCTCAGCGGAGGGCCCATCATCATCCTGCCGGACCCCTGA
- the pla2g12b gene encoding group XIIB secretory phospholipase A2-like protein isoform X3, protein MLLRHGSLPLLLLLWLATAQGATLATLYQAQEEANPSAEPAGLAGLPAVEAPVADAALNDLAADALAGRPDAGSEAQEALTEATEPQPETGAAREPLSNSIEAEEPQTGSGDAKDPVSNSIDAKEPQPDSTEAPEPQPDSTEDQEPQPDSTEAQEPQPDSTEAQEPQPDSTEAPEPQPDSTEAQEPVPETGGAKEPLPESGGPQEPLPESGGPQEPLPESGGPQDSLTDSTEAQDPLPETGVSQDPTPDTLVADGDVETEATQDPMELSPVAADLSDDSDAPDLSAQETLPEEEWAGVPGNTELQTGKEAEDSGGWGLSGLRGSFQTINGYFDSMVELVGGRNGVCQYRCRHGSIPQPRPDYQIPEPDGCTSSLIGMQVEGPFDLGIPAMTQCCDKLDQCYDTCGSSKSRCDSKFRWCLHSLCTDLKTSLGFVSKVKACESGADALYNTVSTLGCRPYMNSQRAACVCTEEEREEL, encoded by the exons ATGCTGCTACGCCACggctcccttcccctcctcctgctcctctggcTGGCCACGGCTCAGGGCGCCACCCTGGCAACCCTCTAccaggcccaggaggaagccaACCCCAGCGCAGAGCCCGCCGGCCTGGCCGGACTCCCCGCCGTCGAGGCCCCGGTGGCGGACGCTGCCCTGAACGACCTGGCGGCAGACGCTCTCGCCGGCCGGCCGGACGCTGGATCTGAGGCCCAAGAAGCTCTGACTGAGGCCACGGAACCTCAGCCTGAGACCGGTGCAGCCCGGGAACCTCTGTCTAACTCAATAGAGGCCGAGGAACCTCAGACCGGCTCTGGGGATGCCAAGGATCCTGTGTCTAACTCGATAGATGCCAAGGAACCTCAGCCTGACTCCACAGAAGCCCCGGAACCTCAGCCTGACTCCACAGAAGACCAGGAACCTCAGCCTGACTCCACAGAAGCCCAGGAACCTCAGCCTGACTCCACAGAAGCCCAGGAACCTCAGCCTGACTCCACAGAAGCCCCGGAACCTCAGCCTGACTCCACAGAAGCCCAGGAACCTGTTCCTGAGACTGGAGGAGCCAAGGAACCTCTCCCTGAGTCTGGAGGTCCCCAGGAACCTCTCCCTGAGTCTGGAGGTCCCCAGGAAC CTCTCCCTGAAAGTGGAGGACCCCAGGATTCTCTGACCGACTCGACAGAAGCCCAGGACCCTCTCCCTGAGACTGGAGTCTCCCAGGACCCCACGCCAGACACTCTAGTCGCTGACGGTGACGTCGAGACCGAAGCGACCCAGGATCCCATGGAGCTGAGCCCGGTGGCCGCAGACCTCTCCGACGACTCGGACGCCCCCGATCTGTCCGCGCAGGAGACCCTCCCGGAGGAGGAGTGGGCGGGGGTTCCGGGGAACACGGAGCTCCAGACAGGGAAGGAAGCGGAGGACTCTGGCGGCTGGGGCCTGAGTGGGCTGAGGGGCAGCTTCCAGACCATCAACGGATACTTTGACTccatggtggagctggtgggagGACGCAACGGAGTGTGTCAGTACCGCTGCCGACACG GCTCGATCCCTCAGCCCCGGCCCGACTACCAGATCCCAGAGCCAGATGGCTGCACCTCGTCTCTGATTGGAATGCAGGTAGAAGGACCT TTTGACCTGGGCATCCCCGCCATGACGCAGTGCTGCGACAAGCTGGACCAGTGCTACGACACGTGCGGCTCCAGCAAGTCCCGCTGCGACTCCAAGTTCCGCTGGTGCCTCCACAGCCTCTGCACCGACCTCAAGACGAGCCTGGGCTTCGTCtccaaggtcaaag CCTGTGAGTCGGGGGCAGACGCCCTGTACAACACGGTGTCGACCCTGGGCTGCAGGCCCTACATGAACAGCCAGAGGGCGGCGTGCGTCTGcacggaggaggagcgggaggagctgTGA
- the pla2g12b gene encoding group XIIB secretory phospholipase A2-like protein isoform X4, protein MLLRHGSLPLLLLLWLATAQGATLATLYQAQEEANPSAEPAGLAGLPAVEAPVADAALNDLAADALAGRPDAGSEAQEALTEATEPQPETGAAREPLSNSIEAEEPQTGSGDAKDPVSNSIDAKEPQPDSTEAPEPQPDSTEDQEPQPDSTEAQEPQPDSTEAQEPVPETGGAKEPLPESGGPQEPLPESGGPQEPLPETEGPQEPLPESGGPQDSLTDSTEAQDPLPETGVSQDPTPDTLVADGDVETEATQDPMELSPVAADLSDDSDAPDLSAQETLPEEEWAGVPGNTELQTGKEAEDSGGWGLSGLRGSFQTINGYFDSMVELVGGRNGVCQYRCRHGSIPQPRPDYQIPEPDGCTSSLIGMQVEGPFDLGIPAMTQCCDKLDQCYDTCGSSKSRCDSKFRWCLHSLCTDLKTSLGFVSKVKACESGADALYNTVSTLGCRPYMNSQRAACVCTEEEREEL, encoded by the exons ATGCTGCTACGCCACggctcccttcccctcctcctgctcctctggcTGGCCACGGCTCAGGGCGCCACCCTGGCAACCCTCTAccaggcccaggaggaagccaACCCCAGCGCAGAGCCCGCCGGCCTGGCCGGACTCCCCGCCGTCGAGGCCCCGGTGGCGGACGCTGCCCTGAACGACCTGGCGGCAGACGCTCTCGCCGGCCGGCCGGACGCTGGATCTGAGGCCCAAGAAGCTCTGACTGAGGCCACGGAACCTCAGCCTGAGACCGGTGCAGCCCGGGAACCTCTGTCTAACTCAATAGAGGCCGAGGAACCTCAGACCGGCTCTGGGGATGCCAAGGATCCTGTGTCTAACTCGATAGATGCCAAGGAACCTCAGCCTGACTCCACAGAAGCCCCGGAACCTCAGCCTGACTCCACAGAAGACCAGGAACCTCAGCCTGACTCCACAGAAGCCCAGGAACCTCAGCCTGACTCCACAGAAGCCCAGGAAC CTGTTCCTGAGACTGGAGGAGCCAAGGAACCTCTCCCTGAGTCTGGAGGTCCCCAGGAACCTCTCCCTGAGTCTGGAGGTCCCCAGGAACCTCTCCCTGAGACTGAAGGACCCCAGGAACCTCTCCCTGAAAGTGGAGGACCCCAGGATTCTCTGACCGACTCGACAGAAGCCCAGGACCCTCTCCCTGAGACTGGAGTCTCCCAGGACCCCACGCCAGACACTCTAGTCGCTGACGGTGACGTCGAGACCGAAGCGACCCAGGATCCCATGGAGCTGAGCCCGGTGGCCGCAGACCTCTCCGACGACTCGGACGCCCCCGATCTGTCCGCGCAGGAGACCCTCCCGGAGGAGGAGTGGGCGGGGGTTCCGGGGAACACGGAGCTCCAGACAGGGAAGGAAGCGGAGGACTCTGGCGGCTGGGGCCTGAGTGGGCTGAGGGGCAGCTTCCAGACCATCAACGGATACTTTGACTccatggtggagctggtgggagGACGCAACGGAGTGTGTCAGTACCGCTGCCGACACG GCTCGATCCCTCAGCCCCGGCCCGACTACCAGATCCCAGAGCCAGATGGCTGCACCTCGTCTCTGATTGGAATGCAGGTAGAAGGACCT TTTGACCTGGGCATCCCCGCCATGACGCAGTGCTGCGACAAGCTGGACCAGTGCTACGACACGTGCGGCTCCAGCAAGTCCCGCTGCGACTCCAAGTTCCGCTGGTGCCTCCACAGCCTCTGCACCGACCTCAAGACGAGCCTGGGCTTCGTCtccaaggtcaaag CCTGTGAGTCGGGGGCAGACGCCCTGTACAACACGGTGTCGACCCTGGGCTGCAGGCCCTACATGAACAGCCAGAGGGCGGCGTGCGTCTGcacggaggaggagcgggaggagctgTGA
- the pla2g12b gene encoding group XIIB secretory phospholipase A2-like protein isoform X1, with translation MLLRHGSLPLLLLLWLATAQGATLATLYQAQEEANPSAEPAGLAGLPAVEAPVADAALNDLAADALAGRPDAGSEAQEALTEATEPQPETGAAREPLSNSIEAEEPQTGSGDAKDPVSNSIDAKEPQPDSTEAPEPQPDSTEDQEPQPDSTEAQEPQPDSTEAQEPQPDSTEAPEPQPDSTEAQEPVPETGGAKEPLPESGGPQEPLPESGGPQEPLPETEGPQEPLPESGGPQDSLTDSTEAQDPLPETGVSQDPTPDTLVADGDVETEATQDPMELSPVAADLSDDSDAPDLSAQETLPEEEWAGVPGNTELQTGKEAEDSGGWGLSGLRGSFQTINGYFDSMVELVGGRNGVCQYRCRHGSIPQPRPDYQIPEPDGCTSSLIGMQVEGPFDLGIPAMTQCCDKLDQCYDTCGSSKSRCDSKFRWCLHSLCTDLKTSLGFVSKVKACESGADALYNTVSTLGCRPYMNSQRAACVCTEEEREEL, from the exons ATGCTGCTACGCCACggctcccttcccctcctcctgctcctctggcTGGCCACGGCTCAGGGCGCCACCCTGGCAACCCTCTAccaggcccaggaggaagccaACCCCAGCGCAGAGCCCGCCGGCCTGGCCGGACTCCCCGCCGTCGAGGCCCCGGTGGCGGACGCTGCCCTGAACGACCTGGCGGCAGACGCTCTCGCCGGCCGGCCGGACGCTGGATCTGAGGCCCAAGAAGCTCTGACTGAGGCCACGGAACCTCAGCCTGAGACCGGTGCAGCCCGGGAACCTCTGTCTAACTCAATAGAGGCCGAGGAACCTCAGACCGGCTCTGGGGATGCCAAGGATCCTGTGTCTAACTCGATAGATGCCAAGGAACCTCAGCCTGACTCCACAGAAGCCCCGGAACCTCAGCCTGACTCCACAGAAGACCAGGAACCTCAGCCTGACTCCACAGAAGCCCAGGAACCTCAGCCTGACTCCACAGAAGCCCAGGAACCTCAGCCTGACTCCACAGAAGCCCCGGAACCTCAGCCTGACTCCACAGAAGCCCAGGAACCTGTTCCTGAGACTGGAGGAGCCAAGGAACCTCTCCCTGAGTCTGGAGGTCCCCAGGAACCTCTCCCTGAGTCTGGAGGTCCCCAGGAACCTCTCCCTGAGACTGAAGGACCCCAGGAACCTCTCCCTGAAAGTGGAGGACCCCAGGATTCTCTGACCGACTCGACAGAAGCCCAGGACCCTCTCCCTGAGACTGGAGTCTCCCAGGACCCCACGCCAGACACTCTAGTCGCTGACGGTGACGTCGAGACCGAAGCGACCCAGGATCCCATGGAGCTGAGCCCGGTGGCCGCAGACCTCTCCGACGACTCGGACGCCCCCGATCTGTCCGCGCAGGAGACCCTCCCGGAGGAGGAGTGGGCGGGGGTTCCGGGGAACACGGAGCTCCAGACAGGGAAGGAAGCGGAGGACTCTGGCGGCTGGGGCCTGAGTGGGCTGAGGGGCAGCTTCCAGACCATCAACGGATACTTTGACTccatggtggagctggtgggagGACGCAACGGAGTGTGTCAGTACCGCTGCCGACACG GCTCGATCCCTCAGCCCCGGCCCGACTACCAGATCCCAGAGCCAGATGGCTGCACCTCGTCTCTGATTGGAATGCAGGTAGAAGGACCT TTTGACCTGGGCATCCCCGCCATGACGCAGTGCTGCGACAAGCTGGACCAGTGCTACGACACGTGCGGCTCCAGCAAGTCCCGCTGCGACTCCAAGTTCCGCTGGTGCCTCCACAGCCTCTGCACCGACCTCAAGACGAGCCTGGGCTTCGTCtccaaggtcaaag CCTGTGAGTCGGGGGCAGACGCCCTGTACAACACGGTGTCGACCCTGGGCTGCAGGCCCTACATGAACAGCCAGAGGGCGGCGTGCGTCTGcacggaggaggagcgggaggagctgTGA